DNA from Acidobacteriota bacterium:
TTCCAGAGCATGCTGTGTTTCTCCTCTGCGGTCGCAACGGGCATATGGGAATCCTTTACTTGCTGTAGAGCTCGACGATCATCTGCTCCTGCAGGGGCAGGCTGAGGTCGGCGCGCTGAGGCAGGCTGACGAGCCGGCCGGACATTTGTTCGCGGTTCAGCTCCAGCCAGGGAGCGAGCGTTCCGTGGCCCTGGAACTCCAGAGCGCTCAGAATGGAGGTGGACTGGCGGCTCTTTTCGCGCACGGCAATGGTGTCGCCGGGCTTGAGCTGGAAGCTGGGGATGGTGACTTTCTTGCCATTGACGAGGATGTGGCCGTGGCGCACAAGCTGGCGCGCCTGGGCGCGGGAAGTGGCGAAGCCGAGGCGGTGGGTGACAGCGTCGAGACGCAGCTCGAGCTGGCGCAGCAACAGCTCGCCGGTGACGCCGGGCTGGCGGCTGGCGCGCTCGAAGTAGCCGCGGAACTGGCGCTCGAGCACGCCGTAGATGCGGCGC
Protein-coding regions in this window:
- a CDS encoding 30S ribosomal protein S4, producing the protein MARYTGPVCRLCRREGMKLFLKGERCFSSKCAIEKRNTPPGQHGAARRPKIVGYGLQLREKQKARRIYGVLERQFRGYFERASRQPGVTGELLLRQLELRLDAVTHRLGFATSRAQARQLVRHGHILVNGKKVTIPSFQLKPGDTIAVREKSRQSTSILSALEFQGHGTLAPWLELNREQMSGRLVSLPQRADLSLPLQEQMIVELYSK